A region from the Anaerolineales bacterium genome encodes:
- a CDS encoding metalloregulator ArsR/SmtB family transcription factor: MDGYVAAGDLLKVCGHPMRLQILEVLLRDEEACVCHLEALLGQRQAAISQHLARLRQAGLVTDRRDGWNVYYTVAEPSVVSLLAAARTTAAGAANKSGKRLTYRSPSRRASKACPCPHCESAAAAEPVAC, translated from the coding sequence ATGGACGGCTATGTTGCTGCCGGTGATCTGCTCAAGGTCTGTGGCCATCCTATGCGGCTGCAGATCCTTGAGGTTCTGCTAAGGGATGAGGAGGCTTGCGTCTGTCATCTGGAGGCGCTGCTTGGGCAGCGCCAGGCGGCGATCTCGCAGCATCTGGCGCGGCTGCGCCAGGCTGGACTGGTGACGGACCGGCGCGACGGCTGGAATGTGTACTACACGGTGGCCGAACCTTCGGTGGTGTCCCTGCTGGCGGCTGCCAGGACGACGGCCGCTGGCGCTGCAAACAAGAGCGGCAAGCGGCTGACGTACCGCAGCCCGAGCCGCCGGGCCAGCAAGGCGTGTCCCTGCCCTCACTGTGAGAGCGCTGCAGCGGCCGAACCGGTAGCCTGTTGA